AGGTAGGAAAGGCATTAGACTTCACATCATGAATAGTCTTTTCCTCCAGGGTCTAGGTGAAGGTATGAATGCTTTTCCATATTTACATGGGCTATTTTGCTAATAAACTCCTGCTCAGCAAAACTAGTTGGTAAAGACATTAAAAAGGACACCACGCATTTGAAATAAAGAGTTAAGAATCACTTTACAACTATACTTGTTTTTGAGTCTCCCTGCCAATGTGTTATTTTTTGGCAATCATTTCTCTATATTTAGAGAAATCTGTTGGTGTGAAAGGACCACATGGAAATGGAAACTGACTATACTGGTAGATCTGTGAAAATAATTACCAAGTGTCATCCAATACACaaaatttaaaatacagaaaacttATCAGGTTATTGAAAACACTTATTACAAGTATTGTTTAATTTGATGGTAACCATTTATGTCCACCAAGGAAAGGCAAGTTTCCTACTTGAGTACCATCTGGCTTTTTCAAAGGACATTAGGCTTGCCCAATCCTGGAGAGGTTTTGTGTAAAGCATTTAAGACTATGTCCCTGCCAAAACGATACTGAGTGAAAAGATCCATTAACAGAGTTGAAGCTAAATCTATTTGGTCACTGAGAAACAGATTCAAGCTGCCAGTGCCCCTAATGACAGACCACAAGGCTTTCAGTGACCTCCAGGTGGAGAAAAGGCACTATAAATCAGCTTCAGGAGGAAGCATGCCCTCAGTGCATGAATAGCAAGGCTATTCAGATGATAGTCCAAATAAAGTTGAGTGCTAGACCAAGAGAAAAAACTATTAGCTTTATGAACTTGAAATCAGATTAAAAAAGTTTCATGAATACACATGAAAAAAGAGTGAGCCTAGGATTTCCAAGAGGCTTGTTAAAAGATTACATGAATATTAATAGCACTTTCAATTTATAATCAAATACCAATTCCACTTAACAGTCACCCTCCTCAAGGGCCACAATTAAGAGCCTTAATGGGTATGGGGTAGACACCATTGCCCTAAGGAATCATGCACAAATCCCGATTGTTATTGAGTATCCATTTGGCTTAGTGAAGAAAGCTCAGCTTTGACAAAAATATGAACCTTATGAGTGCTCTGAAAGTTCCTTCTGGAAGCAGGTAACTGACTCATGTTCAAGTGTGGCTCTTTAAAGTGTTCAATTTCAAGTGTGCAAATCCTGTCTGATCAGAGGACAGCATTAGGAGCTGCATATTCATTTTGGAACAGATTTGCAAGTTGCATTTTGCACTAAACAGATGGATTTTGCTTCTTGAGATTGCTGCCAACTCGGGACACTGGCAATTACCTTCACTCTGAGACAAAGTCTCTCCATTCAGATTTGCTGCAAGCAAATCCATATTGTGCACTTGGCTCAACAGCTAAAAGACCACTTTTGCCTGTATAATGGCATATACTGGACAAATAGCTACAAAGATCAGCAAGACAGTCACATTTCATCTCACTTTATTTTGAATTTATGCTAAACAAAACTAAACCCACAACTTAATATTTACATGGTGTCTGAACTCAGTATCTTTGAAGTGTCAGCAAAATGTTCAGAAACTAAAAGTCATTTACAAAGCTTCATCTACATTGATTTTAAAATCCTAGTACTAATGATCCATTTGTGGCATCCCCGATAATTAAGGATGCTAATGATAAGTCTTAGAAAACTTCATAACTCCTATAGTCACACATTAAAGATTTATTTGATTTAGGTTAAATAAAATGTAGGTATTAAACTTAAAATGGTGCAGTGCAGCAGTTAATAGACCTAGGGATTGTCCCCCCTCAACTCCATTTCCCTTGTAATATTAGTCCCAAATGCAGACTTCCTGGCACTAACTTTACTGCTGGCAAAAGAACAGGTTGTGACTCCAAATccaatgggttaaaaaaaaaaaggggggggggcattcTGCAATTAGACTCCATCTACATCTAACCAAATATTGGAAATAGTCAAGTCACCACCCTTTTGAAGGACCCAAGAGGTAACCACAGGCTGGATTATATTAGATATCTCCTTCCAACACCTCAAATGCACCAGAACTTCATTTGTTCCTGAAAGACTTCTTACAGGTTAGACACCGGAAAGGGAGAGAGTTACTCACCAAAAGTTTCACCGCTTTCCCCATCCTACAAGAGACAACACATATTATTTCCTGTACTTTGCAATGCATTTTCAATATTAGATACAGTGTGCAGCACTGAACACCCAGGCCCCACCTAGCAACGACTGCTAAACAAAGCTAGTCTAGCATGCTTCTCTATGCCTAGCAGAGCCCTCTGAGTTGTGGGAATGCAGAAACAGGAAGCAACCTTGGGATGTTGGATTTTCCAGATCAGATGTCAAGGCGGCACCGTGGACAATGCATGTATTCTGCTGATCAGAAGAAACATTGCCAGTCACACCTATGGAGGTGGTCAATTCAACCAAATGTCTAGAATGACATTTTGCCAACCGATCAGGGAAATGAATTAGAtatctctgtgtttttaaatacagACATGTCTGTTTATAAGAGCATAGTGGTAAGGATTGAATGGGCATAGATGCTACTCACTCTAAAGGCCAGAATTACAACGACATGAAGAAACTTGTCTTGTGCCCATGTGTGCAAGAACCAGATGGCTAGAGCACTAGTGCAATACTGTTCATCTAGCATCTTTCATTAGAAAGAGTTTACTTTGATAACTTTACACAAGTTACATTTTACAGCCATAAAGTGATGAAGTTAGTTTTAAATATATTGTGGGTAATTATTTTCAGTTTGTCCCCCTCTGCATTAGGAAGCTTACCCCTCCTGACACTGGCTCTCTCAAAAGGTGGCTCACCTTCCACTCAGTCCCAATTACATTTTCTGTAACAGCACTGAAAATTTCCTTACTTGCTTTAGGAGATAGTTTAACACCAGGTTGGGGCCCAAAATTAAACTGTTGCTGGCAATCGATACACTACTAGGTCATTTCCTTGATGCAGATCAACCCTTTAACAGTGAGCTAATGAATCTTATCAGAATTGTGTGCGTGCTGCTAAGGTGTAAGCTGAcacagctccactgatgtcaacataACTATTGAGTCAGGCTGAAGCATGTATATGTACCTCTTAAATTCTGGACTGGACTACACCAGACTAGTTTCAACTGTTTGCAGATACAGCTACTGTGCAAGTGAAGGATTGTGTGTGAGGAATTATGTTCACAAAGTCAACCTCTGCAGGCTAAAGAATATGTAATACAATTAAACAGCTAATAGAATTAAACCAAACAGCTTACTTTGGTTTTCTGCTGTAATCACTAGATGAAATTTACAGGGCTATGTTCCAATTTAGCAAGCAAGACATTTCCTACACACAAATCTTGTTGTGGATCAAAAAAAGCCAACTTTAATCTGTCTTTGTGACTTAGATGccatttaaaatctgtatttgcaaaaagaaaaggagtacttgtggcaccttagaaactagctgtagctcacgaaagcttatgctcaaataaatttgttagtctctaaggtgccacaagtactccttttctttttatttaaataggagtAACATAAGGTCTCCAGACACTTATCTGTTGTCCTATCATCATACCTAGGGGCTATACTTTACCCAGTTTATCTTTTCTTGAAAATTACTGAATTTTAGATTGTGAGAGGACTAGTTTTTAGAATTGAATCACAGATGTGAAGTCTGCTTTAGCCTCCCCAATTTTGCTATCTGCAGAGAAGCTACTATTTTATATCTTATTTCTCCAGGATTTGGAATCACATACTAAGCAAAAACCTGTGCTAGTAGCATGGTTTtgttgccccccccgccccaggaagCCAGACCACATACAGAGGCTAGTGCATCTGCTGCTCCCTGTAGATGACAGCCATGGAACTCATTACACAAGCATCCAGGCTACTTGTTTTACACTCCAGCACAAAGCTGGCATTCCCAACActtgtgtcccgtccccccccgccAATTAAAGAGCCCTGCAGCTTGAACTTTACAAGCAAAAATGCTGGTAATGATATTGAACTTGTGGCTAAGGCATGGATTTCCTCACCATTACCGGATTTTAGGATGGGACAAGCCAGAAAGTTTTACTGAGCACccagtttaaaaataatctcGAACTCTGTGTTTAGTTTGATAGCCCACAGCATGTTAGAGATGCAGGGAGATTTCATATTTTCTCCAAGTAGAAAGTAAGAGGCCACAATAAAGCCACCTACCTGCCTTTAGGCCCTTTTCCTACCATACAATCTTACTAGCAGTGGTTAAGCAGCCACAAGCACAGCACAAGCTTTTGATAGTCACTGACCTTTGGATCTACAAAGTCCCCACAGTTTGCATCAGAAGAGTTTTTCCTTTGGGGTCCAGATGGTTCAGAATCTTCTCTGACACCTCTTGGCATGGCCCCTGAAAGCAGAAGTTTGTCTTAGTTAGGATGTAAAGTCAGCCTACAAGAAAGCAGACTGGCACAGTTATCCAAAGCTTTATTTCTGATGAACTAGCAAAATCCTAGcaggccaagatttcatcctagGCATCTAGGCTTCTCATCACTGCAGTATTAAAATGCCTCACGAACATTAGTGAATCTATCCTCAGTGTCTCACCATCATGAAAGTAGTACTACTTTTTCCCATTTACACAGAGAAACTAaggtccaagatcacacagaaaatgtgtggcagagatgggagatTAATCCACATTGCCCAAATTCCAGGCCAGGGGTTTAACTACTAAGCTATCTTTCCTTTGTACTAGGAGTCATCAGTTGCATCCACTGCAGCATGCTAATGATTCTGCTCCACAGCTCAAGGGGTCACCCACAGCCTTTTCCATAAAGGATTACAAAATTAGAAGAGTCACTAGAATAGACACTGAAACCAAAGCGAAGCTGTACCTGTTGAGCCATCCCTAGAAACTGGATTCTCTTCAGGAAGACCAAAGATGTTGGATGCCATTTTGTTCCTTCGCACAGGCTGCTCTTTTGGCAAATCAAAGCTCAAGTTGAAATTGGAACCTCCACCTGGAGGGCGTAATACCCTGGAGAAAGATTCAGTGTGACAATCTTATATTTCAAGAGTTTTACCACCAGTGTTACTGAAGTATTATACAAAAGGTGGTTGGGTAAGCAAAGGGATTGATGGCTCTGGGAACGGTAATATAATAGAATCACATGGGTTAAACAATGGGTTAAATTCAGCCCAGTTTCATGATGGTCTAAAAGCTAATCATAAGGCAATTAGTTTTCACAATAAACAGGTGAACAACACTGACCAGCACTGTACTTGTTGGCACTCAGAAGCCAAGCACCAGATGGGCACCAAGAATGGGTTACACTTGTAGTTCACTCCTGGACCTACAACATACTTCAGGACAGCACAGACACATTTGTTCTGTCACTGCTATTCATATTTTTGGTAGCTAATCGGATGACTATGGAGATACTGTGCAACACTAAATATTAAAGACAGCCAAACAAGGAAAAACAGAACAGCCAGCTCCATTTATCCTTGTGTCCCAGGATCAGTGAAAGATGCTACATTTTTCAAACTCAGAGCCAAAAAAGCCTTCTATTTATCTTAGAGTCCAATCTTTCAACTACTGAACAGCCAAATTCATTAGAACACCCCATCAACATTAATCTTGAAATAAGCAATGTGGCAGAGACCAACATTTGACTCATGAACCACTGTACTATTTGCACCATTGATCATGTCTAGAT
The window above is part of the Natator depressus isolate rNatDep1 chromosome 14, rNatDep2.hap1, whole genome shotgun sequence genome. Proteins encoded here:
- the JPT1 gene encoding jupiter microtubule associated homolog 1 — its product is MTTTTTYKGVDPNGRNSSRVLRPPGGGSNFNLSFDLPKEQPVRRNKMASNIFGLPEENPVSRDGSTGAMPRGVREDSEPSGPQRKNSSDANCGDFVDPKDGESGETFENIEPDVEAAPGQSEEKTLPAAPVPSPVAPVPAPSRRNPPGGKSSLVLG